The following are encoded together in the Ralstonia insidiosa genome:
- a CDS encoding LysR family transcriptional regulator, whose product MLHSRLLRYIDEIARSGSIRAAGEKLHIAPSAINKHLLLLEEEIGEPLFERLPRGLRPTPAGEILLAHVRKTILEYRQVEAEIRDLKTLQKGEVIIATVTGLASGIASTSATNFCASHPHIQISIRVMSTREIADALISGEADLGLGFNLPPSPQLESLWEMDTSLGAVVSTKHALARMESIPLAFCTSYPLIFADRSMLMHGIVADTFAEAGLDVEPAFRTNSIETMKRLAAASEGIAFLSRFDIAEEHRQELLTYRQIRDRAFSKNALSLVRREKHGHGLASLLLAEEIMSVLGAMSG is encoded by the coding sequence ATGCTGCATTCACGGTTGCTGCGGTACATCGACGAGATCGCACGGTCCGGCTCAATCCGTGCCGCGGGCGAAAAACTGCACATCGCCCCATCGGCGATCAACAAGCATCTGCTGTTGCTTGAGGAGGAGATCGGCGAGCCGCTGTTCGAGCGCTTGCCGCGCGGGCTGCGGCCCACGCCGGCAGGAGAAATCCTCCTTGCCCATGTGCGCAAGACCATCCTCGAATATCGCCAGGTCGAAGCCGAGATACGTGACCTGAAAACGCTGCAGAAAGGCGAAGTCATCATTGCCACGGTGACCGGTCTGGCCAGCGGTATTGCCTCCACCTCCGCAACGAACTTCTGTGCGAGCCACCCGCACATCCAGATTTCGATCCGGGTGATGTCCACCCGCGAAATCGCTGATGCGCTCATCAGCGGCGAGGCTGACCTGGGGCTCGGCTTTAACCTGCCGCCTTCGCCGCAACTCGAGAGCTTGTGGGAAATGGACACGAGCCTCGGGGCCGTGGTCTCAACTAAACACGCATTGGCGCGTATGGAGTCGATACCGCTCGCCTTCTGCACTTCGTATCCGCTGATCTTCGCGGACCGCTCCATGCTGATGCACGGCATCGTTGCGGATACGTTCGCGGAGGCGGGGCTGGATGTCGAGCCGGCCTTCCGAACCAACTCGATCGAGACGATGAAGCGCCTGGCTGCCGCGAGCGAGGGCATCGCGTTTCTCAGCCGATTCGACATTGCCGAGGAGCACCGCCAGGAACTGCTGACCTACCGGCAGATTCGCGACCGGGCCTTCAGCAAGAACGCCCTGTCACTGGTCCGCCGCGAGAAGCACGGGCATGGGCTTGCGAGCTTGTTGCTCGCTGAGGAAATCATGAGCGTGTTGGGGGCGATGAGCGGGTGA
- a CDS encoding adenine deaminase C-terminal domain-containing protein: protein MYQEVSGRGITAADTTQSEVDAHYDQVKAIFDVLNGKKEADLLLKNLNILDVHSESVYQGSILVYNKRIVALNPDETAIKVRQVFDGEGLYAIPGLIDAHVHFEAQLAHPAAFAEAIVPCGTTTIFSECLDFVSAAGDEAVQATEQLFRHHERLPYRVFAFAPGKKTSVEVTDALLKMDPVIGLGELAHLTYSVGNDDDFRKSALGRAKGGFMNTHWGVTTLSDMMLNYMPAIGAFANHDVWKEDDIEKSVRYGLQTQIKFGVGSPEVIKIMLRSIVKRKWPAENFQLCADNISVDRLLTKGHMDWIVSLCAEMGIEPIKAIKMATLYTARAFRMDNKFGSLTPGRFADIVLTDSLSKINPRFVFKDGELVAKDRKLLKQADIDYSGMVKKAVPGLADLTPEQLDLVPMEISADGQQAKVYLFDVYGRGHEKFFQEVWVPYRDGKVVPEFGGVNLNRISVVQRYANGKRHVVNGLFKGVHIDRGAVATFWPAPKAYFVAVGQDSAEMCHCLKEVDGYAGGCAVTENKQVKASLPLEIYGVQANMNLDELLKATRDIDAALAAMGNHNEGEPVVNKLLTLFISLDRFGFMV from the coding sequence ATGTACCAAGAAGTCAGCGGACGAGGCATCACGGCGGCGGACACAACGCAGAGCGAGGTCGATGCCCACTACGATCAGGTGAAAGCAATCTTTGATGTGCTCAACGGCAAGAAGGAGGCCGATCTTCTCCTGAAGAACCTGAACATCCTCGATGTGCATAGCGAGTCGGTGTATCAAGGGTCCATCCTTGTCTACAACAAGCGCATCGTTGCGTTGAACCCGGACGAGACGGCCATCAAGGTGCGCCAAGTGTTCGACGGCGAAGGCCTGTACGCCATTCCGGGCCTGATCGACGCGCACGTTCACTTCGAAGCCCAGTTGGCGCATCCGGCTGCGTTTGCTGAAGCGATCGTCCCCTGCGGCACGACCACCATCTTCTCCGAGTGCCTCGACTTTGTGAGCGCGGCAGGTGACGAAGCGGTGCAGGCCACCGAGCAACTGTTCAGGCACCACGAGCGCTTGCCGTACCGGGTGTTTGCGTTTGCGCCGGGCAAGAAGACGTCGGTGGAAGTCACCGATGCGTTGCTGAAGATGGATCCGGTGATCGGCCTGGGCGAACTGGCGCATTTGACCTACAGCGTGGGCAACGACGACGACTTCCGAAAATCGGCCCTGGGCCGCGCGAAGGGCGGATTCATGAACACGCACTGGGGCGTGACGACGCTGTCGGACATGATGCTGAACTACATGCCCGCCATCGGCGCCTTCGCCAACCACGATGTGTGGAAAGAGGACGACATCGAGAAAAGCGTGCGCTATGGCCTGCAGACGCAGATCAAGTTTGGCGTGGGCAGCCCGGAAGTGATCAAGATCATGCTGCGCTCCATCGTCAAGCGGAAATGGCCCGCCGAGAACTTCCAGCTCTGCGCCGACAACATCTCGGTCGACCGGTTGCTGACCAAGGGCCACATGGACTGGATCGTCTCGTTGTGTGCGGAGATGGGCATCGAGCCGATCAAGGCGATCAAGATGGCCACGCTCTACACGGCACGCGCATTCCGCATGGACAACAAGTTCGGCTCGCTCACGCCGGGCCGCTTCGCCGATATCGTGCTGACTGACAGTCTGTCGAAGATCAACCCGCGCTTCGTCTTCAAGGATGGCGAACTGGTGGCGAAGGATCGCAAGCTGCTCAAGCAGGCCGACATCGACTATTCCGGCATGGTGAAGAAGGCGGTGCCGGGTCTGGCTGACTTGACGCCGGAACAACTGGATCTGGTGCCGATGGAAATCTCGGCGGACGGCCAGCAGGCGAAGGTATACCTGTTCGACGTCTACGGCCGCGGCCACGAAAAGTTCTTCCAGGAAGTGTGGGTGCCGTACCGCGATGGCAAGGTCGTGCCGGAATTCGGTGGCGTCAATCTCAACCGCATTTCGGTTGTGCAGCGTTACGCCAACGGCAAGCGCCACGTCGTCAACGGCCTGTTCAAGGGCGTGCATATCGATCGCGGCGCGGTGGCGACCTTCTGGCCGGCACCTAAGGCGTACTTCGTTGCAGTGGGGCAGGACAGTGCGGAGATGTGCCACTGCCTGAAGGAGGTCGACGGTTATGCGGGCGGCTGTGCGGTCACCGAGAACAAACAGGTGAAGGCCTCGCTGCCGCTGGAGATCTACGGTGTCCAGGCCAACATGAACCTCGACGAACTGCTGAAGGCCACCCGCGACATTGACGCGGCGCTGGCGGCGATGGGCAACCACAACGAAGGCGAGCCCGTGGTGAACAAGTTGCTGACGCTGTTCATCTCGCTCGACCGCTTCGGTTTCATGGTTTGA
- a CDS encoding type IIL restriction-modification enzyme MmeI, producing the protein MEDEQLELARSIPPIKARIDACYDFRVKSKAKTTNGYAKIAHKFAQRVQIKGGSIIVPATSSERRESLRSCRMFGISS; encoded by the coding sequence ATTGAGGACGAGCAGCTTGAGCTTGCCAGGTCGATCCCTCCCATCAAAGCACGCATCGATGCGTGCTATGACTTCCGTGTGAAGTCCAAGGCAAAGACTACCAATGGCTATGCCAAGATCGCTCATAAGTTCGCCCAGCGTGTCCAGATTAAGGGCGGCTCCATCATCGTTCCTGCAACCTCTTCTGAGAGACGGGAATCCTTGAGAAGCTGCCGCATGTTCGGCATCTCAAGTTGA
- the serS gene encoding serine--tRNA ligase: protein MLDIQLLRKDIDAVAARLKDRGYVLDVAGFAALEAERKAIQTRTEELQARRNSLSKQIGMLKGKGEDASAVMAEVSGIGDELKASAAQLDVVQTKLQDLMLSIPNVPHESVPTGRDETQNVEVRREGTPRAFDFPVKDHVDLGSALGLDFDAGAKLSGARFTVLKGQVARLHRALAQFMLDTHTLEHGYTEAYVPYIVNAASMRGTGQLPKFEEDLFRVPRKMGHGAEGETGEHVENFYLIPTAEVPLTNLVRDEIVAGDALPMMFAAHSPCFRSEAGSYGKDTRGMIRQHQFDKVEMVQIVQPETSFAALDAMTNCAENILRKLELPFRTVVLCTGDMGFGSTKTYDIEVWIPAQSTYREISSCSNMGDFQARRMQARFRNAQGKPELVHTLNGSGLAVGRTLVAVLENYQNADGSVTVPTALRPYLGGQEVLKPAV, encoded by the coding sequence ATGCTTGATATCCAACTGCTGCGCAAAGACATCGACGCCGTCGCCGCGCGCCTCAAAGACCGCGGCTACGTCCTCGACGTGGCAGGCTTTGCCGCGCTCGAGGCCGAACGCAAGGCCATCCAGACCCGCACCGAAGAGCTGCAGGCGCGCCGCAACAGCCTGTCCAAGCAGATCGGCATGCTCAAGGGCAAGGGCGAGGACGCATCGGCGGTGATGGCCGAGGTGTCCGGCATTGGCGATGAGTTGAAGGCATCTGCCGCGCAGCTCGACGTGGTGCAGACCAAGCTGCAGGACCTGATGCTGTCGATCCCGAACGTGCCGCACGAAAGCGTGCCGACCGGCCGCGACGAAACGCAGAACGTGGAAGTGCGCCGTGAAGGCACGCCGCGCGCGTTTGACTTCCCGGTCAAGGATCACGTGGATCTGGGCAGCGCGCTGGGGCTGGATTTCGACGCCGGTGCCAAGCTGTCGGGCGCGCGCTTCACCGTGCTCAAGGGCCAAGTGGCGCGTCTGCATCGTGCGCTCGCGCAGTTCATGCTCGACACGCACACGCTGGAGCATGGCTACACCGAGGCGTACGTGCCGTACATCGTCAATGCTGCGTCGATGCGTGGTACCGGCCAGTTGCCGAAGTTCGAGGAAGACCTGTTCCGCGTGCCGCGCAAGATGGGGCACGGCGCGGAAGGAGAGACCGGCGAGCACGTCGAGAACTTCTACCTGATCCCGACGGCCGAGGTGCCGCTCACGAACCTCGTACGCGACGAGATCGTTGCCGGTGATGCGCTGCCGATGATGTTTGCCGCGCATTCGCCGTGCTTCCGTTCCGAAGCCGGCTCGTATGGCAAGGACACACGCGGCATGATCCGCCAGCACCAGTTCGACAAGGTCGAGATGGTGCAGATCGTGCAGCCCGAAACCTCGTTCGCCGCGCTGGACGCCATGACCAACTGCGCCGAGAACATCCTGCGCAAGCTGGAGCTGCCGTTCCGCACCGTCGTGCTGTGTACGGGCGACATGGGCTTCGGCAGCACCAAGACCTACGACATCGAGGTGTGGATTCCGGCGCAGAGCACGTACCGCGAAATTAGCTCGTGCTCGAACATGGGCGACTTCCAGGCACGCCGCATGCAGGCCCGCTTCCGCAACGCGCAGGGCAAGCCGGAGCTGGTGCACACGCTCAACGGCTCGGGTCTCGCTGTGGGCCGCACGCTGGTGGCCGTGCTGGAGAACTACCAGAACGCAGATGGTTCGGTTACGGTGCCGACGGCGCTGCGCCCGTACCTGGGCGGCCAGGAAGTGCTGAAACCGGCAGTTTGA